A genome region from Myxocyprinus asiaticus isolate MX2 ecotype Aquarium Trade chromosome 12, UBuf_Myxa_2, whole genome shotgun sequence includes the following:
- the igsf8 gene encoding immunoglobulin superfamily member 8, which produces MAAMWRVAFIALLEFQCYVSREVTLPKGPLYRVAGFSLSLPCAVSGYEGPRTQDFEWYLYHDDAGDRQIGVVSTRDTGFPYAPFQARVRAGEVRVERDSGDKARLIIQRLRPDDQGRYECYTPSTDTRYQGNYSASVVVKVIPDTLLITHSRILSGQPVIEGTELLLTCTASVQSDEHTHVSVTFGVRSSKGAESVGHNLREIIAIDRELHVTPSRSGSYEKRYKDGEIALEKRNGDGGRDLYVLKMSTLAPEDSGSYFCEAAQWIRDPQGKWERIAQRTMELGNLIVQPLADTLTVRSIPEGVISLQPGAPLSLTCQVSGVGGWNRSAQLVQWMRRGPAGGVEVEVARMGPDGVVSWGDDVSRAGGGSMEKEANGRFSLRLFSVHPADAGLYRCAVSVYAGRLTPGPTSPATITQRSEWVTVNLKTEEVRVSATIDLPHRPLLKRGSTVTLLCNISVATTVSAQVEVQWLQKPEEPERKDVAISEDNKGKLLATVTHDGLTRIYSNGSDLSVDRVSAGCYRLRIFSAREEDQGHYQCLVEVWSRDPHGGWYKTGASTESATVHLYLYARVADLLLIPLVIGLSSALFVGVLIIATVTCCFMNRLARQRSQIRK; this is translated from the exons ATGGCAGCAATGTGGCGGGTCGCGTTCATCGCTTTACTGG AGTTCCAGTGCTACGTGAGTCGTGAGGTCACTCTTCCCAAGGGCCCGCTATATCGGGTAGCCGGTTTCTCACTGTCGCTGCCCTGTGCCGTTTCGGGATACGAAGGTCCACGGACGCAGGATTTTGAGTGGTACCTGTACCACGATGATGCAGGCGATAGACAGATCGGAGTCGTGTCCACGCGAGACACGGGATTCCCGTACGCCCCATTTCAGGCACGTGTGCGGGCGGGCGAGGTTCGGGTGGAGAGAGACTCCGGTGACAAAGCCAGACTGATAATCCAGAGGCTCCGCCCAGATGATCAGGGCCGTTACGAGTGTTACACGCCCAGTACTGACACTCGCTACCAAGGGAACTACAGTGCGTCAGTGGTCGTCAAAG TGATTCCAGACACGTTGCTAATTACACACTCACGCATTCTGAGCGGCCAACCCGTTATCGAGGGCACAGAACTGCTGCTGACGTGCACAGCGTCTGTCCAATCAGATGAGCACACTCACGTGTCCGTCACATTCGGAGTGCGCAGCAGCAAGGGGGCGGAGTCTGTCGGACACAACCTAAGAGAAATCATCGCAATTGACCGCGAGCTACATGTGACACCCAGCCGCAGCGGATCGTACGAGAAGAGATACAAAGATGGAGAAATCGCTCTGGAGAAGAGGAATGGAGACGGAGGCAGGGATCTGTACGTGCTCAAGATGAGCACGCTGGCACCAGAGGATTCTGGGTCGTATTTTTGCGAGGCTGCGCAGTGGATCAGAGATCCGCAGGGCAAATGGGAGCGCATTGCACAGAGAACGATGGAGCTTGGCAATCTCATTGTTCAACCACTTG CGGACACACTGACTGTACGCTCGATACCTGAAGGCGTCATCTCTTTGCAGCCCGGCGCTCCTCTGAGCCTCACCTGTCAGGTGTCGGGTGTGGGCGGGTGGAACCGCTCGGCGCAGCTTGTGCAGTGGATGCGGCGCGGGCCGGCGGGGGGTGTGGAGGTGGAGGTGGCGCGCATGGGTCCTGACGGCGTGGTGAGCTGGGGCGATGATGTCAGCAGGGCAGGAGGGGGCAGTATGGAGAAGGAGGCCAATGGGCGGTTCTCTCTGCGGCTGTTCTCTGTTCACCCCGCCGACGCAGGACTCTACCGATGCGCCGTGAGCGTGTACGCGGGGCGGCTAACTCCGGGTCCCACGAGTCCTGCCACGATAACACAGCGATCGGAGTGGGTCACTGTTAACCTAAAGACTGAAG AGGTCCGTGTATCTGCCACCATTGATTTGCCACACCGACCGCTGCTGAAGCGCGGTAGCACGGTTACTCTGCTCTGCAACATCTCTGTGGCAACCACCGTTTCTGCCCAGGTGGAGGTACAGTGGCTTCAGAAGCCAGAGGAACCAGAGAGAAAAGACGTGGCGATTTCCGAGGACAACAAAGGCAAACTCCTCGCAACTGTAACACACGATGGCCTGACGCGAATCTACAGCAACGGCAGTGATTTGAGTGTCGACCGCGTGTCCGCCGGATGCTACAGGTTGAGGATTTTCTCCGCACGTGAGGAAGACCAGGGCCACTATCAGTGTCTAGTGGAGGTTTGGTCACGGGATCCGCATGGAGGATGGTACAAAACAGGTGCCAGCACAGAGTCAGCCACCGTACACCTGTACCTGTATGCACGAG TTGCTGATCTACTGCTCATACCTCTCGTGATCGGATTGTCGTCGGCGCTGTTTGTGGGCGTGTTAATTATTGCCACCGTGACGTGCTGCTTTATGAACAGACTGGCCAGGCAGCGCTCTCAAATTAGGAAGTAG